A genomic region of Pseudomonas sp. MPC6 contains the following coding sequences:
- a CDS encoding molybdopterin-dependent oxidoreductase, whose translation MKFSFVDNAAPSRRRILRDALTLALAASPLASLAKAAAEPEAADENAEDVTFAAGPRPLVQYPQKRPLTLVTTRPPHLETPFAVFNDGPITPNDAFFVRYHLANFPTSIDPDSYRLTIKGAVDTPLSLSLAELKALAEPIAVVAVNQCSGNSRGFSMPRVFGAQLGNGSMGNARWVGVSLKTVLEKAGVKNDARQVTFRGLDKPVLPSTPEFIKALDISHAMDGEPMIAWSMNGTDLPFLNGYPIRLVVPGYFGTYWVKHLSEIEVVDHTYEGFFMAKGYRVPDNDCFCIAPGTTAAQTLPIAKLPVRSFITSVKHGAVLPLNKSVELKGIAFDGGAGVNKVEVSIDGGKNWREARLGQDLGRFSFREWTLPITFHRKGATALMVRASNRAGETQPLRADWNPGGYRRHVVETSHVTVA comes from the coding sequence ATGAAGTTCAGTTTTGTGGATAACGCCGCGCCGAGCCGTCGACGCATTCTTCGCGATGCCTTGACCCTGGCTTTGGCGGCCTCGCCGTTGGCAAGCCTGGCCAAGGCCGCCGCCGAACCCGAGGCGGCCGACGAAAACGCCGAAGACGTGACCTTTGCGGCTGGCCCGCGACCGCTGGTGCAATATCCGCAAAAACGCCCGCTGACCCTGGTGACCACTCGCCCGCCACACCTGGAGACACCCTTCGCGGTCTTCAACGATGGGCCGATCACGCCCAACGATGCCTTTTTCGTGCGTTACCACCTGGCCAATTTCCCCACCAGTATCGATCCGGACAGCTACCGCCTGACGATCAAGGGCGCGGTCGACACGCCGCTGTCGCTGTCCCTTGCCGAACTCAAGGCCCTCGCCGAACCGATAGCAGTGGTGGCCGTCAACCAGTGTTCGGGGAACAGCCGGGGCTTCTCGATGCCGCGGGTGTTCGGTGCGCAGTTGGGAAACGGTTCAATGGGCAATGCCCGCTGGGTGGGGGTGTCGCTCAAGACGGTACTGGAAAAAGCCGGTGTGAAAAATGATGCCCGGCAAGTGACATTCCGCGGGCTCGACAAGCCGGTGCTGCCGAGCACGCCGGAGTTCATCAAGGCCCTGGACATCAGCCATGCCATGGACGGCGAGCCCATGATCGCCTGGTCAATGAACGGTACCGACCTGCCATTCCTCAACGGTTACCCGATACGCCTGGTGGTGCCCGGTTATTTCGGCACCTACTGGGTCAAGCACCTGAGTGAGATCGAAGTCGTCGACCACACCTACGAGGGTTTTTTCATGGCTAAAGGTTATCGCGTGCCGGACAACGACTGTTTTTGCATCGCCCCTGGCACCACGGCGGCGCAAACCCTGCCGATTGCCAAATTGCCGGTACGCAGTTTCATCACCAGCGTCAAACACGGCGCTGTGTTGCCGTTGAACAAAAGCGTGGAGCTCAAGGGCATTGCGTTCGACGGCGGTGCTGGCGTTAACAAAGTGGAGGTGTCGATCGACGGCGGAAAAAACTGGCGCGAAGCCAGGCTTGGGCAGGATCTGGGCCGTTTCTCCTTCCGCGAGTGGACGCTGCCGATCACCTTTCACCGCAAGGGCGCCACTGCGTTGATGGTGCGCGCCAGCAACCGTGCGGGCGAGACGCAACCGCTGCGAGCCGACTGGAACCCCGGTGGCTACCGCCGCCACGTCGTCGAAACCAGCCACGTCACCGTCGCCTGA
- the dsdC gene encoding DNA-binding transcriptional regulator DsdC: protein MLNLPPRISSRLNSSQFANLHTFLVAARHLSFARAAEELCLTASAVSHRISRLETALAMKLFQRLTRQVSLTDEGERIFEILQNAMGELSEALEQSSQAEVAGSIALYVRPSIAQCWLVPRLADFVERYPLVSLDLRVGNDNVDFRTRKIDLALYYANGEFPGLTSHRLMREQLAPVCSPDYARRHRLAENPQNLRHCTTLHDSLAWDHAAYDAEWTLWAEQHNLLAALPKRTLTFDRSDLSVTAAMNHAGIAIGRQQLVQKRVDRGELVLPLAGFSRSGHYDYYLVHPPLDSLPKRLLVFMNWLRECASQSSPLGNNEDLLG, encoded by the coding sequence GTGCTCAACCTTCCTCCTCGTATCAGTTCCAGGCTCAACAGCAGCCAGTTTGCGAACCTTCACACCTTTCTGGTCGCCGCGCGTCACCTGAGCTTCGCCCGTGCGGCGGAGGAACTGTGCTTGACCGCAAGCGCCGTGAGCCACCGCATAAGCCGGCTGGAAACCGCGCTGGCGATGAAGCTGTTCCAGCGCCTGACCCGGCAGGTCAGCCTGACCGATGAAGGCGAACGGATCTTTGAAATACTGCAGAATGCGATGGGGGAATTGTCCGAAGCCCTTGAGCAATCGTCACAAGCTGAAGTGGCGGGCTCCATCGCGCTCTATGTAAGGCCTTCCATCGCCCAATGCTGGCTGGTTCCGCGGCTGGCGGACTTTGTCGAGCGTTACCCCCTGGTGTCACTGGACCTGCGGGTAGGCAATGACAATGTCGATTTCCGCACCCGCAAAATCGACCTGGCCCTGTACTACGCCAACGGCGAATTCCCCGGGCTGACGAGCCATCGATTGATGCGCGAACAGCTCGCCCCCGTGTGCAGTCCCGACTATGCGCGACGCCACCGCCTGGCGGAAAACCCGCAGAACCTGCGGCACTGCACCACCTTGCATGACTCCCTGGCCTGGGATCACGCGGCCTATGACGCAGAGTGGACGCTCTGGGCAGAGCAGCACAACCTGCTCGCGGCATTGCCCAAACGTACCTTGACCTTCGATCGCTCCGATTTGAGCGTGACGGCCGCCATGAACCACGCCGGTATCGCGATTGGCCGTCAACAGCTGGTGCAGAAGCGCGTCGATCGCGGCGAACTGGTGCTGCCCCTCGCCGGCTTCAGCCGCTCGGGCCACTATGATTATTATCTGGTTCACCCGCCGCTCGACTCCCTCCCCAAACGATTGCTGGTGTTCATGAACTGGTTACGCGAGTGCGCCAGTCAATCATCCCCCCTGGGCAACAACGAAGACCTGCTCGGCTGA
- the csiR gene encoding DNA-binding transcriptional regulator CsiR produces MDSLTPRLNSAFSGYERLKLDIIRGVFKPGEKLLMSGLKERYDLGVGPLREALSQLVAEHLVVVISQKGYRVAPMSLREMQDIYDARANLEAMIVGLAIERGDDAWEAQILAQSHTLSKVMDVTTRERVLDVWDERHKAFHSAIAAGCGSRHLLQARTYLFDQAERYRHLWLTQTVFSEEALELKRREHAALVEAILARDTARATSLMRTHLMSPVPIIVEVMQRDEWAKLA; encoded by the coding sequence TTGGATAGCCTCACCCCCAGGCTTAACTCTGCATTCAGCGGGTATGAGCGGCTCAAGCTGGACATCATCCGTGGCGTGTTCAAACCCGGTGAGAAACTGCTCATGAGCGGGCTCAAGGAGCGCTATGACCTGGGTGTCGGCCCGCTGCGCGAAGCCCTTTCGCAACTGGTGGCCGAGCACCTGGTGGTGGTCATCAGCCAGAAAGGCTACCGGGTCGCGCCCATGTCGCTGCGAGAGATGCAGGATATCTATGATGCCCGCGCCAATCTGGAAGCCATGATCGTCGGCCTGGCCATCGAACGGGGGGATGACGCCTGGGAAGCCCAGATCCTGGCCCAGTCCCATACGTTGTCGAAAGTCATGGACGTGACGACCCGTGAGAGGGTGCTCGACGTCTGGGATGAACGGCACAAAGCCTTCCACAGCGCCATTGCCGCCGGTTGCGGCTCCAGGCATTTACTCCAGGCGCGCACCTACCTGTTCGATCAGGCCGAGCGCTATCGTCACTTGTGGCTGACGCAAACGGTGTTCTCCGAAGAAGCCCTGGAGTTGAAGCGCAGGGAGCATGCCGCGCTGGTCGAAGCCATCCTCGCCCGCGATACCGCGCGGGCGACGAGCCTGATGCGCACCCACCTGATGTCGCCCGTGCCGATCATCGTCGAGGTGATGCAGCGTGACGAGTGGGCGAAACTTGCCTGA
- a CDS encoding c-type cytochrome → MKPMTTLLCAAQLCLAGMASAAPLSITLPPETAAFKPSALPGYALAQQKCSTCHSADYISFQPPGLTLAQWTGEAGKMQHVYGAPISDQEVKIIGAYLAVTYGSARASDAEVQAASNPSAGQPPAAPAATVDAMALLQGNGCLSCHAIDHKVVGPAYHDVAAKYGSDPQALATLTSSIQHGSSGKWGEIPMPPYAQLSPQDLQTLATFILHQ, encoded by the coding sequence ATGAAACCCATGACCACCTTGCTGTGCGCGGCTCAGTTGTGTCTGGCTGGCATGGCCAGCGCCGCGCCCCTGTCGATCACCTTGCCGCCTGAAACGGCGGCGTTCAAGCCCAGTGCGCTGCCGGGCTATGCGTTGGCCCAGCAGAAATGTTCCACCTGCCATTCGGCCGATTACATCAGCTTCCAGCCACCCGGCTTGACCCTGGCGCAGTGGACGGGTGAAGCGGGCAAGATGCAGCACGTGTACGGGGCGCCGATCAGCGATCAGGAGGTGAAGATTATCGGCGCCTACCTGGCCGTGACCTACGGCAGTGCCCGGGCGAGCGATGCCGAGGTGCAGGCGGCGTCGAACCCGTCGGCGGGCCAGCCCCCGGCCGCGCCTGCAGCAACAGTCGACGCCATGGCCTTGCTCCAGGGCAACGGTTGCCTGTCCTGCCACGCGATCGATCACAAGGTTGTAGGCCCGGCCTATCACGATGTCGCGGCCAAGTACGGGAGCGATCCGCAGGCACTGGCCACGTTAACGTCCAGCATCCAGCACGGTAGTAGCGGTAAATGGGGGGAGATCCCCATGCCACCTTACGCGCAGTTAAGCCCGCAAGATCTGCAAACCCTGGCGACGTTCATTCTGCACCAGTAA
- a CDS encoding TSUP family transporter, producing the protein MELHSLVIILVAVAVGSYLQAFTGFALGIVVLAIAVLTHAAPIATVATTITIVAFPSIVIALSRHWRHIDRASFFQTFIGLVPGTLLGLWSLGVMGEEHTALLQLLLGGLIVAGGIALFMKPKPHPSRSSSASFVLMGVLGGLLGGLFSVPGPPMIYHYYRQPVSIQAIRTSLLALSGAMSLVRLIMQGLQGQLNAEVMSMGMLSIPVAMLASWLYVRFPPQLSDLSMRRGAFALFVVMGGFILLTAVLPSSLAAQ; encoded by the coding sequence ATGGAATTGCACTCGCTCGTTATCATTCTGGTCGCGGTGGCCGTTGGCAGCTACCTGCAAGCGTTCACCGGGTTCGCACTGGGCATTGTCGTCCTGGCGATTGCCGTACTCACCCACGCCGCCCCGATTGCTACCGTCGCCACCACCATCACCATCGTCGCGTTTCCCAGCATCGTCATCGCCCTGTCTCGCCATTGGCGGCACATCGATCGGGCATCGTTCTTCCAGACGTTCATCGGCCTGGTACCGGGCACCCTGCTGGGCCTGTGGTCACTGGGGGTCATGGGCGAAGAGCACACCGCGCTGCTGCAACTGTTGCTGGGCGGGTTGATTGTGGCCGGCGGTATCGCCTTGTTCATGAAACCAAAACCGCATCCGTCCCGTTCCAGCTCTGCGAGCTTCGTCCTGATGGGCGTGCTCGGCGGCCTGTTGGGTGGCCTGTTCAGCGTACCGGGGCCGCCGATGATCTATCACTACTACCGTCAACCGGTGTCCATCCAGGCCATCCGCACCAGCTTGCTGGCGCTGTCCGGCGCGATGTCCCTGGTGCGCTTGATCATGCAGGGCCTGCAGGGGCAGTTGAACGCCGAGGTCATGTCGATGGGCATGCTGTCGATCCCGGTCGCCATGCTGGCCAGCTGGCTGTATGTGCGTTTTCCGCCGCAACTGTCTGACCTGAGCATGCGTCGCGGCGCCTTCGCCCTGTTTGTCGTGATGGGCGGTTTCATTCTGCTCACCGCGGTGCTGCCGAGCAGCCTGGCCGCACAGTGA